The following proteins come from a genomic window of Pararhodobacter sp.:
- a CDS encoding acyl-CoA dehydrogenase family protein yields the protein MAKHYSDVTIRAKADAVDDLAEQVREFVIRDCIPLEDAWRATGKSVSEELRRDLMASARAAGVYGLHLPAEFGGAGTDHRGKAKILEAAGYSMLGPLALHCAAPDEGNQHMLDVVAEGAHREEYLRPLCEGERSCFLMTEPGGAGSDPARLKTVAIKDGDDYVINGRKWFITGAIGSQFAIIMARDGEAANAPPTMFLAPMSTPGINIVQPLDVIAHDSTGGHCIVDLDNVRVHKSQILGEPGLAFRYAQVRLAPARLTHCMRWLGAAERCHDIARSHAAQRELFGNKLGNHQGASFMLADNEIDIYASRQVIAHACAVLDSGSQGRHESSMAKVFVSEATSRVVDRSVQLLGGIGVTGLTQVEHIYRSIRSFRIYDGPSEAHRMAIGRRVLPRGNDLQPSLTDF from the coding sequence GTGACGTGACGATCCGCGCAAAGGCCGACGCCGTTGACGATCTGGCCGAACAGGTCCGCGAGTTCGTGATCCGCGACTGCATCCCGCTTGAAGATGCATGGCGCGCCACCGGCAAATCGGTCAGCGAAGAACTGCGCCGCGACTTGATGGCCAGCGCGCGTGCCGCTGGCGTCTACGGCCTGCATTTGCCGGCGGAATTCGGCGGTGCCGGGACAGATCATCGCGGCAAGGCCAAGATCCTTGAGGCGGCGGGTTATTCCATGCTTGGGCCGTTGGCGCTGCATTGCGCCGCCCCGGATGAGGGCAACCAGCACATGCTTGATGTTGTGGCCGAAGGCGCGCATCGCGAGGAATACCTGCGCCCCCTTTGCGAGGGCGAGCGGTCGTGCTTCTTGATGACCGAGCCGGGTGGCGCGGGCTCCGATCCGGCACGGTTGAAAACCGTCGCGATCAAGGACGGCGATGACTATGTGATCAACGGCCGCAAATGGTTCATTACGGGCGCGATCGGGTCGCAGTTTGCCATCATCATGGCCCGCGATGGCGAGGCCGCCAATGCGCCGCCCACCATGTTTCTGGCGCCGATGTCCACACCCGGTATCAACATCGTGCAGCCGCTGGATGTGATCGCCCATGACAGCACCGGCGGGCATTGCATCGTCGATCTGGACAATGTGCGGGTGCACAAGTCGCAGATTCTGGGCGAGCCGGGTCTGGCGTTCCGGTATGCGCAGGTGCGGCTTGCCCCGGCGCGGCTGACGCATTGCATGCGCTGGCTGGGTGCGGCGGAACGCTGCCACGATATCGCCCGCTCGCATGCGGCGCAGCGTGAGTTGTTCGGCAACAAGCTGGGCAATCATCAGGGCGCCAGCTTCATGCTGGCCGACAATGAGATCGACATCTACGCCTCGCGGCAGGTGATTGCCCATGCTTGTGCGGTGCTCGACAGTGGCTCGCAGGGGCGGCATGAAAGCAGCATGGCCAAGGTATTCGTCTCCGAAGCGACAAGCCGGGTCGTTGACCGGTCGGTGCAGTTGTTGGGCGGCATCGGCGTGACCGGGTTGACGCAGGTTGAGCATATCTACCGCTCGATCCGCTCGTTCCGCATCTACGATGGCCCGTCCGAGGCGCACCGCATGGCCATTGGCCGCCGGGTCTTGCCGCGCGGCAATGATCTTCAACCCAGCCTGACCGACTTCTGA